A region of Drosophila mauritiana strain mau12 chromosome 3L, ASM438214v1, whole genome shotgun sequence DNA encodes the following proteins:
- the LOC117141374 gene encoding gamma-glutamylcyclotransferase isoform X2 — translation MNLKNFRLDFHTGSKNWLGAPATIVPTKGSHVFGAVWEIDMCNLKDLDDQESVPDGVYIPISVPVHLLNTDSSITCRAYHLTNQPQTDLHAGGGQEIIPLDRQPSQTYLKVLVKGATESGVPEDYIEWLRGIKHNGKQVPTMEAKLELDKVQLS, via the exons ATGAATTTAAAA AACTTTCGGTTAGACTTTCACACTGGATCGAAGAATTGGCTAGGCGCTCCCGCTACAATTGTACCCACCAAAGGATCACATGTGTTCGGAGCCGTTTGGGAGATTGATATGTGCAACCTAAAGGATTTAGACGA TCAGGAGAGTGTGCCAGATGGCGTGTATATTCCGATTAGTGTTCCCGTTCACCTGTTGAACACTGATTCAAGCATTACCTGCCGTGCCTATCACTTGACAAATCAGCCTCAAACAGACCTCCATGCTGGAGGTGGCCAGGAAATTATTCCACTCGATCGACAGCCTTCGCAAACGTACCTCAAAGTATTGGTGAAAGGAGCTACGGAATCCGGAGTCCCAGAGGACTACATCGAATGGCTGAGAGGGATCAAGCACAATGGCAAACAAGTGCCAACCATGGAGGCAAAACTTGAATTGGATAAAGTGCAACTTAGTTGA
- the LOC117141374 gene encoding gamma-glutamylcyclotransferase isoform X1, whose amino-acid sequence MNLKLQQLTPMATKFFYFGFGSNMLASRIHIQNPTAKRIGVGKLENFRLDFHTGSKNWLGAPATIVPTKGSHVFGAVWEIDMCNLKDLDDQESVPDGVYIPISVPVHLLNTDSSITCRAYHLTNQPQTDLHAGGGQEIIPLDRQPSQTYLKVLVKGATESGVPEDYIEWLRGIKHNGKQVPTMEAKLELDKVQLS is encoded by the exons ATGAATTTAAAA CTTCAGCAGCTTACTCCTATGGCCActaaattcttttattttggtttcgGTAGCAATATGCTAGCCAGTCGGATTCATATACAAAATCCAACTGCAAAGAGGATTGGTGTCGGTAAATTAGAG AACTTTCGGTTAGACTTTCACACTGGATCGAAGAATTGGCTAGGCGCTCCCGCTACAATTGTACCCACCAAAGGATCACATGTGTTCGGAGCCGTTTGGGAGATTGATATGTGCAACCTAAAGGATTTAGACGA TCAGGAGAGTGTGCCAGATGGCGTGTATATTCCGATTAGTGTTCCCGTTCACCTGTTGAACACTGATTCAAGCATTACCTGCCGTGCCTATCACTTGACAAATCAGCCTCAAACAGACCTCCATGCTGGAGGTGGCCAGGAAATTATTCCACTCGATCGACAGCCTTCGCAAACGTACCTCAAAGTATTGGTGAAAGGAGCTACGGAATCCGGAGTCCCAGAGGACTACATCGAATGGCTGAGAGGGATCAAGCACAATGGCAAACAAGTGCCAACCATGGAGGCAAAACTTGAATTGGATAAAGTGCAACTTAGTTGA
- the LOC117141373 gene encoding gamma-glutamylcyclotransferase, whose product MNCLIVVLSCLLVALNKGNCHSISGSNATLNLPEIRGDQFLYFGFGSNMLIKRIHIQNPSARRIGPALLPDYRLDFAFESARWSGSVATIVPTQGDHVWGTLWTIDLSNLPDIDSQEGVSQGIYEPLTVYVKLRGESESTPARAYLLTKQPESNLYELPKDSIPLSRQPSKTYLQCLVKGAIESSVPEDYVLRLRSIKHNGQVNSYMERKLQLGEVAL is encoded by the exons ATGAATTGTCTTATCGTTGTTTTAAGCTGCCTATTGGTAGCCCTCAACAAAGGAAATTGCCACAGCATCAGTGGTTCGAATGCCACCTTGAATCTACCAGAGATTCGAGGTGACCAGTTCCTGTACTTTGGATTCGGAAGCAATATGCTGATCAAGAGAATCCACATCCAGAACCCTTCCGCCAGGAGAATTGGACCGGCCCTGCTACCCGATTATCGATTGGACTTTGCCTTTGAATCAGCCCGTTGGAGTGGTTCTGTGGCCACCATCGTTCCCACCCAGGGTGATCATGTCTGGGGAACCCTCTGGACGATTGATCTAAGTAATCTACCGGATATAGACAG TCAAGAAGGCGTTAGTCAAGGCATTTATGAGCCTCTCACCGTATACGTAAAACTCCGTGGGGAATCCGAATCAACTCCTGCCCGAGCCTATCTACTGACAAAGCAGCCAGAGAGCAATCTCTACGAACTGCCCAAGGACTCCATTCCCTTATCCAGACAGCCTTCGAAAACATATCTCCAATGTCTCGTTAAAGGCGCTATCGAGAGCTCCGTCCCGGAGGATTATGTTCTGCGATTGAGGAGCATTAAGCATAATGGACAAGTTAACTCCTATATGGAACGAAAACTGCAACTGGGAGAGGTAGCCCTTTAA